DNA sequence from the Pyramidobacter porci genome:
TGAAGGTCCTGATCATGCACGTGGGCGGCGAGGGACGCCGCGGCACTCTGTCCGACCTGTTCATCAACGCGGCGGCTCCTTACGCTGACGGCATGATCGTCGTCGACGGCGGCAACTCCGACGGGTTGTTCAACAAGTACGCCGACGAAAGGAAGATCGTCATCCAGACCGCTCCCAACGTGAAGGGAACAAAGGAGCCTCTGGACAAGCTCCTCGCCGACTGGAACGCGGCACAGTAAGGCGCGCCCATGGAGTGGTTCTGGCCGGAAGGTTTTTATACCTTCCTCATGATCGCAGTTTTCGCTTTTGGCGCTTTCCGTTGGAAGCTGCCTATCGCCGTGGCCATGGCCCTGGCCGCGATCGTGGGCGCGCTGGCCGGCGGCGAAGGGTTCCCGCTCCGTCATTTTGTGGAAGGGCAGTTCGGCTATCTGAACACGATTCTTGTGATCGCCACGGCCATGGTCTTTATGAAGGTCATTCTCAGGATCGGCCTGCTTGACGCGCTGTCGGCATGGCTGATTCGCAGGTTCCGCCGTTTCCCGGCGCTGCTCAGTATCGGCCTGATGCTGATCGTCATGGTGCCCGGCATGATCACTGGCTCGTCCACGGCTTCCGTGCTGACCACGGGAGCGCTGGTCGCTCCGGTGCTGAGGGCGCTCGGAGTCGACAAGGTCAAGACGGGCGCGATCATCTCCATGGCCGCCCTGCTGGGCATGATCGCGCCGCCGATCAGCATCCCCGCGATGATCATTTGCGCCGGCGTCGATATCCCTTACGTGGGCTTCGCGCTGCCGCTGCTGGTCTGCACGATGCCGCTGGCGGTCGTCTACGCGCTGACGATGATCTATCCCGCGATCCGTAAAGGCGAAGACACGCAGGCCCTTGAAGCGCACCTGAGAACGATGGAGCGCGAGAAGCTCGGTTTCCGCCTCGCTCTGCCCGTGATCGTGCTGGTGGCGCTGTTTGTCGTCGAGCAGGCGCTGGCTTCCGTCTGGCCGGGGCTTGGCATGCCGCTGATCTTCCTCGTTTCCGCGGCGGCGGGATTCTTCGCGGGAGTGAGATGGAACTTCGTCGACACGGTTACCGAGGCGATCGACGACTGTCTGCCCGTGCTCGGCATCCTCATGGGCGTGGGCATGTTCATCCAGATCATGACGCTGATCGGCGTGCAGGGCTTTATTGTCGTCTCGACGCTGAGCCTGCCGAGCTGGACGCTCTATCTTGGCATCGCGCTGATCATCCCGTTGTTCGGAGCGGTCTCGTCTTTCGGCGCTTCTTCGGTGCTCGGCGTTCCCTGCCTGCTGGCCATGCTCAGCAAGGATTCGGTCGTCGTCGCGGCGGCTCTCAGCCTCGTGGCTGCGCTGGGCGATTTGATGCCGCCGACGGCGCTGGCCGGCATTTTCGCCGCGCAGGTGGTCGAGGAGGAGAACTATTTCAAGATCCTCAAAAGGTGTCTCTGGCCGAGCTTCATCCTCGACGTCTGGGGCATTCTGATCATCGTCTACAGCAACGATATCGCTGCTTTGCTCAAGTAGGGAGGGAAAGCCTGATGACGCTAATCTACCGAGGAATCGTGCTCTTCGTGCTGCTCTTCGTGCTGCGCTGCATGTTCAAAGAGCGCTCGTTCTGGAAGCAGGTCACCGGCGCGATGGTGCTTATACCGCTGGTCCTCCGCCTGCTGATGATCAAGTAAGGAGGCCGGCGTGATGGAAGAGAGATCTAGGGTCAAAGGCAGTCCTCTCACGGCTGTGGCGCTGTGCGCCTTGGTCGGGCTGATCTGCTGGCTGACGGCGCGGTCGTTCATGTCCATGTGGAAGCCGGATGTCTTGTATCCGGCGCCGGGCTTCGAACGGCATATGCTGTCCGAATGGGAACCCGCCTTGAAAGGGACTCACGGCGACACGCCCGTTTACGTTCAGAAGGGGGCCGAAGAGGGGGGCACGGTCTTCGTTATGGGCGGCACGCATCCTAACGAGCCTGCCGGCTATATGGGCGCCGTCATGTATCTTGAGCGCGCGCAGGTGAAAAAGGGGCGCCTGATCGTGCTGCCCTGCGCCAATATGTCGGCGTTCACTCACAACTCGCCTCAAGACGCGGCTCCCCAGCGCTTCCACATTCCCCAGGAAGGAGGAAAGGCGCGGGTGTTCAAGTACGGTTCGCGCGCCACCAATCCAATCGACCAGTGGCCGGAGCCCGATGTGTATATCCACTATCCTTCCGGTCAGAAACTCGATGGCGGCTCGCGCAGCAATCTGAACCGCTCCTATCCCGGAACGAGGAACGACGGTCTGACGCAGCTGGTCGGCCTCGCCATCGTCGAACTGCTGAACAAGGAAAACGTCGATCTGGCGTTCGACCTTCACGAAGCTTCGCCGGAATACCCCGTCATCAACGCGACGGTCGCTCATGAACACTCCATGGAGCTGGCCGCGATGGTCACGATGGAACTCGAGATGATGGGCATTCCCATGCGGCTCGAGCCTTCGCCGGTGAACTTCCGCGGTTTGAGCCACCGCGAGTGGGGAGATCACTGTCCTAATGTGATCCCGATCCTGATGGAAGCCGGCAATCCGGCGCAGGGGCGTCTGCGCGGCCACACCGATGAGGCGCTGGTGCTCACGGGGCACGACAAGGCTTACATGAAAGCCGCCACGCTCGGCGTGCTGTTCATCCCCTACGTGGACCGGCAGCCGCTTGAATTGAGGACGGCACGCCATGTCGCAGCCGTGAGCAAGTACGTCGAACTGCTTGGCGACGTGCGCCCCGGCAAGGAAATCGTCGTGGAGGGCATCCCTTCGTATGAAGAGATCAACGAAAAGGGGCTCGGCGCCTGGCTGGCCCCGGCGCAATAAACAGTCGTTTTATGAGGTTGGGCTTTAGGGCTGCGGAGCGTTTTGCAGTCTCAAAATACAAAGGAGGGAACGGTATGAAGAAATTGGGCGCAACGTTGGCATTGGCTCTGGTCGCCGCTGCTGCATGCGGGGCCGGCGCTGTGGAGGTCAAGGATGTTTACGCCGAGCATGGCATGGTGGCTGCGGCGCACGAATTGGCGGCCAAAGCCGGCGTCGAGATCCTGCAGAAGGGCGGCAATGCGATCGACGCGGCGGTCGCCACGGCTCTGGCGCTGAACGTCGTAGAGTTCAACGCTTCCGGCATCGGCGGCGGCGGATTTATGACCTTCTATTCGGAAAAGACGAAAGACGTGATCTGCCTCGATTACCGCGAGCAGGCTCCCGCTTCGGCCACCAAGGATATGTTCGCGTCCGAGCAGGCCAAGAAGGAAAAGTGGTCGGCCTACGGCGGCAAGTCCGTCGGCGTGCCCGGCTGGCTGAAGGGCATGACCTACGCGCTCGAGAACTACGGCACCATGACCTTTGCCCAGGTTGCCGAACCCGCCATCCGTCTGGCCGAGGAAGGCTTCGTCACCGACCCGGCCCAGAAGGGATTCATTCAGGATCACTTCGAGACGCTGAACCAGTTCAACGAGCCCGGCACGCTGCCTTTCTTCGACGAGGTCGGACTGCCCATCGAGGGCGGCACGCTTCTGAAACAGCCGGCGTTGGCCAAAACCTTCCGTCTGATCGCCGAGAAGGGGATCGACGTGTTCTACAAGGGCGAGATCGGCGAGGCCATTTGCAGGGCCGTGGAGCGCACCGGCGGCAAGATGACCATGGAGGATCTTGCCAATTATCAGATGTACGTCCGCAAGCCCGTCATCGGCACCTATCGGGGTTACCGGATTTATTCCGTGCCTCCCGCGTCGTCCGGCGGCACGCATGTGGTCCAGCTGCTCAACATCATGGAAAACTACGACGTCAAGAGCTTGGGATTCAAGTCCGCGAAGAAAGTTCATGTCTTCGGCGAGGCGACGAAGATGATGTTCGCCGACCGCAGCAAGTACATGGCCGACACTGCTTACGCCAAAGTCCCGCTGGCGGGGCTGCAGTCCAAGGAATACGCCAGGGAGGAAGCCGGCAGGATCACCGACGCGATCGTCGACAAGCCGGAAGCGGGCGATCCCTGGAAGTACGACACGGCGGAGAAGACTTCTTTCCTCGGCGGCATGGGAGACGAGCGTTTCTCGACTTCCAGCTTCTCCGTGGCCGACCAGTTCGGCAACGTCGTCACTTCGACCAACACGATCAACTTCTTCATGGGGTCTTCGGTGTTCGTGCCCGAGTACGGTTTTCTGATCAACGACGAGATGGACGACTTCGCTTCCAATCCGGAAAGCGTCAACGCCCCCGAACCCGGCAAGCGGCCTTTGTCCTGCATGAGCCCCACGATCGTGCTCGATCCCGAAGGGCGTCCTTTCATGAGCATCGGTTCGCCCGGAGCGACCCGTATCATCACCGCCGTGGCTCAGTGCATCATGAACGCCGTCGACCACGGCATGACGATGGACGAGGCGATCGAGGCGGCGCGCTTCCACAATCAGAGCGGCAACGAAATGAGAACCGAAAACGATCGCTACGACAAAGCGCTTCTTGACACGCTCGAACTGATGGGCTACAAGATCTCGCTGCAGGAACCGCTGTACACCGGCGGCGCCCAGGGCATCATGTTCGACTGGAACGCCAAGGGCACCGACAAGTTCCTCAACGGCGGCGCCGACAGCCGTCGTTTGGGAGCGGCCGTCGGCTTCTAGCGGGAAAAACGATCTTCATATTGACCGATGAACACAGCGCGGAAAACCGACGGTTCTCCGCGCTGTGTCGTGTGCGGCGCCGGGATTTCTCGGGGACCGTGAT
Encoded proteins:
- a CDS encoding TRAP transporter large permease subunit codes for the protein MEWFWPEGFYTFLMIAVFAFGAFRWKLPIAVAMALAAIVGALAGGEGFPLRHFVEGQFGYLNTILVIATAMVFMKVILRIGLLDALSAWLIRRFRRFPALLSIGLMLIVMVPGMITGSSTASVLTTGALVAPVLRALGVDKVKTGAIISMAALLGMIAPPISIPAMIICAGVDIPYVGFALPLLVCTMPLAVVYALTMIYPAIRKGEDTQALEAHLRTMEREKLGFRLALPVIVLVALFVVEQALASVWPGLGMPLIFLVSAAAGFFAGVRWNFVDTVTEAIDDCLPVLGILMGVGMFIQIMTLIGVQGFIVVSTLSLPSWTLYLGIALIIPLFGAVSSFGASSVLGVPCLLAMLSKDSVVVAAALSLVAALGDLMPPTALAGIFAAQVVEEENYFKILKRCLWPSFILDVWGILIIVYSNDIAALLK
- a CDS encoding succinylglutamate desuccinylase/aspartoacylase family protein; protein product: MEERSRVKGSPLTAVALCALVGLICWLTARSFMSMWKPDVLYPAPGFERHMLSEWEPALKGTHGDTPVYVQKGAEEGGTVFVMGGTHPNEPAGYMGAVMYLERAQVKKGRLIVLPCANMSAFTHNSPQDAAPQRFHIPQEGGKARVFKYGSRATNPIDQWPEPDVYIHYPSGQKLDGGSRSNLNRSYPGTRNDGLTQLVGLAIVELLNKENVDLAFDLHEASPEYPVINATVAHEHSMELAAMVTMELEMMGIPMRLEPSPVNFRGLSHREWGDHCPNVIPILMEAGNPAQGRLRGHTDEALVLTGHDKAYMKAATLGVLFIPYVDRQPLELRTARHVAAVSKYVELLGDVRPGKEIVVEGIPSYEEINEKGLGAWLAPAQ
- the ggt gene encoding gamma-glutamyltransferase; amino-acid sequence: MKKLGATLALALVAAAACGAGAVEVKDVYAEHGMVAAAHELAAKAGVEILQKGGNAIDAAVATALALNVVEFNASGIGGGGFMTFYSEKTKDVICLDYREQAPASATKDMFASEQAKKEKWSAYGGKSVGVPGWLKGMTYALENYGTMTFAQVAEPAIRLAEEGFVTDPAQKGFIQDHFETLNQFNEPGTLPFFDEVGLPIEGGTLLKQPALAKTFRLIAEKGIDVFYKGEIGEAICRAVERTGGKMTMEDLANYQMYVRKPVIGTYRGYRIYSVPPASSGGTHVVQLLNIMENYDVKSLGFKSAKKVHVFGEATKMMFADRSKYMADTAYAKVPLAGLQSKEYAREEAGRITDAIVDKPEAGDPWKYDTAEKTSFLGGMGDERFSTSSFSVADQFGNVVTSTNTINFFMGSSVFVPEYGFLINDEMDDFASNPESVNAPEPGKRPLSCMSPTIVLDPEGRPFMSIGSPGATRIITAVAQCIMNAVDHGMTMDEAIEAARFHNQSGNEMRTENDRYDKALLDTLELMGYKISLQEPLYTGGAQGIMFDWNAKGTDKFLNGGADSRRLGAAVGF